A genomic window from Halomonas sp. LR3S48 includes:
- the mscK gene encoding mechanosensitive channel MscK, with amino-acid sequence MLLACGRVAAQDTLPDRGAVEERLAELRPEEGASVSDTEQRDIEALEATLSALEQLQGVEERLEALEKRLEEAPAELLRLERELLEEEEAALDRTIAELDDVPLDELEYRQQEAVFELQQQQDRLADVNAQLLSAQTLPERAQQAIAEAMQAAERTRRSLDVLEGQGANEDSPQLWQLRVERRLAERTLRLRQRELGSNTRLRELAQQRRDLLTQQIARQEAELSLLQSVIDRQRRMATEQAIADAARDDPLLEAGHPVLERAQQVNRELSLELLRANDRHNGLVRESLAIRSQLDHVRQLERSLNEQIEAIRGSLLLSRILREQRRSLPQVDARRNLQDEIADLRLRQFDLVRQRDSLRQSERLANQRIEEAGIEVSEALVESLQGLYHSRRQLVDQLEQTYGSLLSAAIELQLHQQQLLDTSRELRTTIDEQLFWIANTRPLDLAWFRHLPTNLVSEWQQGEWREVLPVHWHTPGAEALAGAPFVLVAGLLLSLRRRIQRRLTLLHEQIGRLRSDSQAHTPLAVGLNALLALPGPMTLAGVGASLLAIEAGIASGLGQAFLHLALAWAFIAWSRRLLVRDGVATKHFYWPSGYASRLRWLLGWLGVTLVPVLLISALARDGEISLTTRPIALTLLLAGLVAMSVLLARLILAHTPFFGVKLFRLILGLIMAAVPLVLVGAIVSGFEYTAMSLIGRFVITLYLLAMWILVEASMVRGLAVAARRLAFRRALMRRRAQAQEGAEGGLEVVEEPPLDMEQINQQSLRLSKLFLLIGFALLLYLVWSDLLTVLGYLDDVAIWEAGEGVGAELVTSALSVADIFTAVLIVVLTLVMARNLPGLLEVMVLSRLELKQGSAYAISTLLSYTIVGTGLVMALATLGVAWSQLQWLVAALGVGLGFGLQEIFANFVSGLIILFERPVRIGDTITLGNLTGTVSKIRIRATTVTDFDRKEIIIPNKTFVTDQLINWSLSDTITRVVLTFGVAYGSDQRLVHRLLRHVADENPRVLGDPEPQVFFMSYGESTLTFELRIFVNSLGDRLFATDEINCRVGELFAEYGIDIAFNQLDVWLHRADGGAQKKVQTLTPSDDGGELFPPPGAGGDPGDIEIGDGGSDGGDGGR; translated from the coding sequence TTGTTGCTTGCCTGTGGCCGTGTGGCGGCCCAGGATACCCTGCCCGACCGTGGGGCGGTGGAAGAGCGCCTGGCCGAGCTCCGTCCCGAGGAGGGAGCAAGTGTCTCTGATACCGAGCAGCGTGATATCGAGGCGCTGGAAGCCACGCTGAGCGCTCTCGAGCAGTTGCAGGGAGTGGAGGAGAGACTCGAAGCTCTGGAAAAGAGGCTGGAGGAGGCGCCCGCCGAGCTGCTGCGCCTGGAGCGTGAGCTGCTTGAAGAGGAAGAGGCGGCGCTCGACCGCACGATAGCCGAGCTCGACGACGTCCCGCTGGATGAGTTGGAGTACCGCCAGCAGGAAGCGGTATTCGAGCTGCAACAGCAGCAGGACCGTCTGGCCGACGTCAATGCCCAGCTGCTTTCCGCCCAGACCCTGCCGGAGCGTGCACAGCAGGCCATAGCCGAGGCGATGCAGGCCGCCGAGCGTACGCGCCGCTCGCTCGACGTGCTGGAAGGGCAGGGGGCCAATGAGGATTCGCCGCAGCTGTGGCAGCTCAGGGTCGAACGACGCCTGGCCGAGCGGACCCTGCGCCTGCGCCAGCGCGAGTTGGGCAGCAACACGCGGCTGCGCGAACTGGCGCAGCAGCGCCGCGACCTGCTGACCCAGCAGATCGCGCGTCAGGAAGCCGAGCTTTCGCTGCTGCAGAGCGTGATCGACCGGCAGCGCCGCATGGCAACGGAACAGGCGATTGCCGATGCCGCGCGTGACGACCCGCTGCTCGAGGCCGGCCATCCGGTGCTCGAACGCGCCCAGCAGGTCAATCGCGAGCTCAGCCTCGAACTGCTGCGGGCGAATGATCGTCACAACGGGCTGGTGCGCGAAAGTCTGGCGATTCGCAGCCAGCTCGACCATGTGCGCCAGCTCGAGCGCAGCCTCAACGAGCAGATCGAGGCGATCCGCGGCAGCCTGCTGCTGTCGCGCATTCTTCGTGAGCAGCGCCGCTCCTTGCCCCAGGTCGATGCCAGGCGCAACCTGCAGGACGAGATCGCCGACCTGCGCCTGCGCCAGTTCGACCTGGTGCGCCAGCGCGATTCCCTGCGCCAGAGCGAACGCTTGGCCAATCAGCGCATCGAGGAGGCCGGAATCGAGGTCAGCGAGGCGCTGGTGGAGTCGCTGCAAGGGCTCTACCATTCGCGTCGTCAACTGGTCGACCAACTCGAGCAGACCTACGGCAGCCTGCTGAGTGCGGCCATCGAGCTGCAGCTCCATCAGCAGCAACTGCTGGACACCTCGCGCGAGCTGCGCACCACCATCGACGAGCAGCTGTTCTGGATCGCCAATACCCGGCCGCTGGATCTGGCCTGGTTCCGCCACCTTCCCACCAACCTCGTCTCGGAATGGCAGCAGGGCGAGTGGCGTGAGGTGCTGCCGGTGCACTGGCATACCCCTGGGGCCGAAGCCCTGGCAGGCGCTCCCTTCGTGCTGGTGGCGGGGTTGCTATTGAGTCTGCGGCGCCGCATACAGCGTCGGCTGACCCTGCTGCACGAGCAGATCGGCCGGCTGCGCAGCGATTCCCAGGCGCATACCCCGCTTGCGGTGGGCCTCAATGCCTTGCTTGCCTTGCCGGGGCCGATGACGCTGGCGGGCGTCGGCGCTTCGTTGCTCGCCATCGAAGCCGGCATCGCGTCGGGCCTGGGGCAGGCTTTCCTGCACCTGGCCCTGGCCTGGGCCTTCATCGCCTGGTCGAGGCGCCTGCTGGTACGCGACGGAGTGGCGACCAAGCACTTCTACTGGCCCTCGGGCTATGCCTCACGGCTGCGCTGGCTGCTCGGCTGGCTCGGCGTGACACTGGTCCCCGTGCTGTTGATCTCCGCGCTGGCCCGTGATGGCGAAATCAGCCTGACCACGCGGCCCATCGCACTGACGCTGCTGTTGGCGGGGCTGGTGGCCATGAGCGTTCTGCTCGCGCGGCTGATCCTGGCCCATACGCCGTTCTTCGGCGTCAAGCTGTTCCGCCTGATACTGGGGTTGATCATGGCCGCCGTACCGCTGGTGCTGGTAGGCGCGATCGTGTCAGGCTTCGAGTACACCGCAATGAGCCTGATTGGCCGCTTCGTGATCACGCTCTACCTGCTGGCAATGTGGATCCTGGTCGAGGCCTCGATGGTTCGCGGCCTGGCCGTGGCAGCCCGTCGACTGGCGTTCAGGCGAGCGCTGATGCGGCGTCGTGCCCAGGCCCAGGAGGGCGCCGAGGGTGGGCTGGAAGTGGTGGAAGAGCCCCCTCTGGACATGGAGCAGATCAACCAGCAGTCGCTGCGCCTCTCGAAACTGTTCCTGCTGATCGGCTTTGCCCTGCTGCTCTACCTGGTGTGGTCCGATCTGCTCACGGTGCTGGGCTATCTGGACGATGTCGCGATCTGGGAAGCGGGAGAGGGGGTTGGCGCGGAACTCGTCACCAGCGCACTCTCGGTGGCCGATATCTTCACCGCGGTACTGATCGTCGTGCTGACCCTGGTGATGGCGCGCAACCTGCCGGGTCTGCTCGAGGTGATGGTCCTGTCGCGGCTGGAGCTAAAGCAGGGCAGTGCCTACGCCATCTCGACGCTACTCTCCTACACCATCGTCGGCACCGGGCTGGTGATGGCGCTGGCCACCCTGGGCGTGGCCTGGAGCCAGCTGCAGTGGCTGGTAGCGGCATTGGGCGTGGGCCTGGGCTTCGGTTTGCAGGAGATCTTCGCCAACTTCGTCTCGGGCCTGATCATCCTGTTCGAGCGGCCGGTACGCATCGGCGACACCATCACCCTGGGCAACCTCACCGGCACGGTGAGCAAAATACGCATCCGGGCCACCACGGTGACCGACTTCGACCGCAAGGAGATCATCATCCCCAACAAGACCTTCGTCACCGACCAACTGATCAACTGGTCGCTGTCGGACACCATCACCCGGGTCGTGCTCACCTTCGGTGTCGCCTACGGCTCGGATCAGCGTCTGGTGCACCGGCTGCTGCGTCACGTCGCCGACGAGAACCCGAGGGTACTGGGCGACCCCGAGCCGCAGGTGTTCTTCATGAGTTATGGCGAGAGCACGCTCACCTTCGAGCTGCGCATTTTCGTCAACTCGCTGGGTGACCGGCTCTTCGCCACCGACGAGATCAACTGTCGGGTCGGCGAGTTGTTCGCCGAGTATGGCATCGACATCGCTTTCAACCAGCTCGATGTCTGGCTGCACCGCGCCGATGGCGGGGCGCAAAAGAAGGTGCAGACGCTGACACCGTCGGACGACGGCGGGGAGCTGTTCCCACCCCCCGGGGCGGGTGGTGATCCGGGCGATATCGAGATCGGAGATGGCGGTAGCGATGGAGGTGATGGCGGACGTTGA
- a CDS encoding TlyA family RNA methyltransferase: protein MPRLDQLLVSQGLARSRTRAQRLIRHGRVSIASSGRVLDKPSEKLAEDCRLTVTEDPEERYVSRAGLKLEALIEALSMALEGKLVLDVGQSTGGFTDCALAFGARHVIGVEVGHGQLDPELRGDARVTCLEGLNARAMIDDPRLCEAFAAQKATGPDVAVMDVSFISQTLILPQIAALLCPGTELLSLVKPQFEVGPGGVNSRGIVADPMRYAEVETAIRACCAELGLAIRHWQESPITGGDGNREFLLHAVKQ from the coding sequence ATGCCCCGCCTCGATCAACTGCTCGTTTCCCAGGGCCTGGCCCGTTCGCGCACGCGCGCCCAGCGACTGATTCGTCATGGCCGAGTCAGCATTGCCAGCAGCGGCCGGGTGCTCGACAAACCGAGCGAGAAACTGGCCGAGGATTGTCGCCTCACGGTCACCGAAGACCCAGAGGAGCGCTATGTCTCACGGGCGGGGTTGAAACTCGAAGCACTCATCGAAGCATTGAGCATGGCGCTCGAAGGCAAGCTGGTGCTCGACGTGGGCCAGTCCACCGGCGGCTTCACCGATTGCGCGCTGGCCTTCGGCGCGCGCCATGTGATCGGGGTCGAGGTCGGTCACGGCCAGCTCGACCCCGAACTGCGCGGCGACGCTCGCGTGACCTGCCTGGAGGGGCTCAACGCCCGGGCAATGATCGACGATCCTCGCCTCTGCGAGGCATTCGCCGCCCAAAAGGCGACAGGCCCCGACGTGGCGGTGATGGACGTCTCGTTCATTTCACAGACACTGATCCTGCCGCAAATCGCTGCCTTGCTATGCCCTGGCACCGAGCTGCTGAGCCTGGTCAAGCCGCAGTTCGAGGTGGGGCCGGGTGGGGTCAACTCACGCGGAATCGTGGCCGATCCGATGCGCTACGCAGAAGTGGAAACCGCCATCCGCGCCTGCTGCGCCGAGCTAGGCCTGGCGATCCGCCATTGGCAGGAAAGCCCGATCACTGGGGGAGATGGCAATCGGGAGTTCCTGCTTCATGCCGTGAAGCAATAG
- a CDS encoding AbrB family transcriptional regulator, giving the protein MSGAMVRSLAIGALGGLAFQLVGMPLAWMLGPLAANLVVSAKGIDVRVPEPLREVFLGVLGLVLGSQVTPQLAERVLDWPLSAALLLLGVAASTAVAAAWYRRCGFDAVSAWFASAPGALTAMILMGEKAGGDPGRIAIAQSLRVVLVVMILPPLFWFYEGASGAEVAAAVDRELSSAWMLLALPLLIPLGRRLRLPTPTLLTPMLFAGVLSGFGFASLSLPDWGMNLMLWVLGCAIGSRFRGLSSARLGRYLLEAFVATLVALVVLAGFAELIHRLVGVPRDVALLALAPGGIGEMAILAVALDLDPVFVAFHHLLRMMALMLFAPFWARWLLRRKALHESSEQG; this is encoded by the coding sequence ATGAGTGGGGCGATGGTCAGGTCGCTGGCCATCGGTGCGCTGGGGGGGCTGGCGTTCCAGCTCGTCGGCATGCCGCTGGCATGGATGCTGGGGCCGCTGGCGGCCAACCTTGTCGTCTCGGCGAAGGGCATAGACGTGCGCGTGCCCGAGCCGTTGCGCGAAGTCTTCCTCGGCGTGCTCGGCCTGGTGCTGGGCAGCCAGGTAACCCCGCAATTGGCCGAGCGAGTACTGGACTGGCCGCTTTCCGCGGCGCTACTGCTACTCGGTGTCGCCGCTTCCACGGCGGTGGCGGCCGCCTGGTATCGGCGCTGTGGCTTCGATGCGGTGAGTGCCTGGTTCGCCTCGGCCCCTGGGGCCTTGACGGCGATGATCCTGATGGGGGAGAAGGCCGGCGGCGATCCGGGGCGTATCGCCATTGCCCAGTCGTTGCGTGTGGTGCTGGTGGTGATGATTCTGCCACCGCTGTTCTGGTTCTACGAAGGCGCCAGCGGAGCCGAGGTGGCTGCCGCCGTTGATCGTGAACTTTCATCCGCATGGATGTTGCTGGCTCTGCCGCTGCTCATCCCGCTGGGGCGCCGCCTGCGGCTCCCCACCCCCACGCTGCTCACCCCGATGCTCTTCGCCGGCGTGCTCTCCGGCTTCGGCTTCGCCAGCCTGAGCCTGCCGGATTGGGGCATGAACCTGATGCTGTGGGTACTGGGCTGCGCCATCGGCTCGCGCTTTCGTGGGCTCTCCTCGGCGCGGCTGGGGCGCTATCTCCTCGAGGCCTTCGTCGCTACCCTGGTGGCACTGGTAGTGCTGGCCGGCTTCGCTGAGCTGATTCATCGCCTGGTGGGCGTGCCGCGGGACGTGGCTCTGCTGGCACTGGCCCCTGGCGGCATCGGAGAAATGGCGATACTGGCAGTGGCGCTGGACCTAGACCCCGTCTTCGTTGCCTTCCATCACCTGCTACGCA